The following proteins are encoded in a genomic region of Geminicoccaceae bacterium SCSIO 64248:
- a CDS encoding recombinase family protein, which produces MRRSPLPRRLIGYARVSTSEQDTHAQRLELVAAGCTIIVQEHGSGASRARPELARLLRDITKDAILVVVRLDRLARSVGHLLEVIETLERKGAHFRSLHDPIDTSTPQGMFSLQVLGAVAQLERALIAERTKAGMAAARARGRLPGNPGLRNGTIEARQAVSQARERAYLNELLGSMDRWLPTVQILRPNQSWSDVARILNGRGLGPWTTERLRRAVKRLAQEKLADPALLAPAPRQAAADRLAVLVQGIAQANPDLSLRAIAAQLEAMHERTLRGGHRWNASSVKHLLARTTVPD; this is translated from the coding sequence ATGCGACGATCTCCCCTGCCCCGCCGCCTGATCGGCTATGCTCGTGTCTCCACCAGTGAGCAGGACACCCACGCTCAGCGGCTCGAGCTCGTGGCTGCCGGCTGTACCATCATCGTTCAGGAGCACGGCTCCGGTGCCTCGCGCGCCCGGCCTGAACTCGCCCGGCTGCTGCGCGACATCACGAAAGACGCCATCCTTGTCGTGGTCCGGCTTGATCGCCTGGCCCGCTCGGTCGGCCATCTGCTTGAAGTCATCGAGACCTTGGAGCGCAAGGGGGCGCACTTTCGGTCGCTGCACGATCCGATCGACACCTCCACCCCGCAGGGCATGTTCTCGCTCCAGGTCCTGGGCGCCGTCGCCCAGCTCGAGCGGGCGCTGATCGCCGAGCGCACCAAGGCCGGCATGGCCGCGGCCCGCGCGCGAGGCCGCCTGCCCGGCAATCCCGGCCTGCGCAACGGTACAATCGAGGCCCGCCAGGCGGTCAGTCAGGCGCGTGAGCGCGCCTATCTCAATGAATTGCTCGGCTCCATGGACCGTTGGCTGCCGACCGTGCAGATCCTGCGGCCGAATCAGTCCTGGAGCGATGTTGCGCGCATCCTCAACGGTCGCGGACTTGGACCTTGGACCACCGAGCGCTTGCGGCGCGCGGTGAAACGCCTGGCGCAGGAGAAGCTCGCCGACCCTGCTCTCCTGGCACCTGCACCCCGCCAAGCCGCCGCCGATCGTCTCGCCGTCCTCGTCCAAGGCATCGCCCAGGCCAACCCGGATCTGTCGCTGCGGGCCATCGCCGCCCAGCTCGAGGCCATGCATGAGCGTACACTACGCGGAGGTCACCGATGGAACGCGTCATCTGTCAAACACCTGCTTGCGCGTACGACTGTTCCAGACTGA
- a CDS encoding type II toxin-antitoxin system RelE/ParE family toxin — MTRRITYTPLARDDLEAIADYIARDNPARALSFVRELRFFCRDLGEQARRYPVRSEFGLDVRGAVYRNYLVLYSERPGDFITIERVVHGARDLETLILQEPTSE, encoded by the coding sequence ATGACGCGGCGGATTACCTACACGCCTCTTGCACGTGACGACCTCGAGGCGATTGCGGACTATATTGCGCGGGATAACCCTGCGCGAGCCTTGTCCTTCGTGCGGGAGTTGCGCTTTTTTTGCCGAGATCTCGGTGAGCAGGCGCGGCGGTATCCCGTGCGTTCGGAGTTCGGCTTGGACGTGCGTGGTGCTGTGTATCGAAACTACCTTGTTCTCTATAGCGAGCGGCCTGGAGACTTCATCACAATCGAGCGGGTTGTACATGGTGCCCGTGATCTCGAGACCCTGATCCTTCAAGAACCGACGTCGGAGTAA
- a CDS encoding helix-turn-helix domain-containing protein: MGIAALDARLSVSSLRVGWSGHSHVEDACASLAQDGALVTREDLVLRDAFMDVRYGSQELGQAHHVLRARRMLLRRRPAWALTADGIDTLLERRPPKLEEDGAGEGEDGAEDDEALIEATAMEAGTHYGRWLEVAGEALRRYPALIAAALAWDAWRALRPLGRGTWLGRLLIGSLLRLRRKTRRHLLTFNLGLQRMHYRPLATHPLERRLAGALDAMAAASERGLALLERLEQAQERLALVLQGRRSTSHLPDVIDLILSRPLVSAPMLVKELRISRQAATQLIDEVRPHLRELTGRGRYRAWGVV; the protein is encoded by the coding sequence GTGGGGATCGCCGCGCTCGATGCCCGGCTGTCGGTCAGCTCGCTGCGAGTTGGTTGGAGCGGGCACAGCCATGTCGAGGATGCCTGCGCCAGCCTGGCTCAGGACGGTGCCTTGGTGACCCGGGAGGACCTGGTCCTGCGCGATGCCTTCATGGACGTCCGCTACGGCAGCCAGGAGCTCGGCCAGGCCCACCACGTGCTGCGGGCCCGGCGGATGCTGCTACGGCGGCGTCCGGCCTGGGCGCTGACCGCAGACGGCATCGACACGCTGCTCGAGCGGCGTCCGCCCAAATTAGAGGAGGACGGGGCAGGGGAGGGGGAGGATGGCGCCGAGGACGACGAGGCGCTGATCGAGGCGACCGCCATGGAGGCCGGCACGCATTACGGCCGGTGGCTGGAGGTGGCGGGCGAAGCCCTGCGTCGCTACCCCGCGCTGATCGCGGCAGCGCTGGCCTGGGATGCCTGGCGGGCATTGCGTCCGCTTGGGCGGGGCACGTGGCTGGGCCGGCTGCTGATCGGCAGCCTGCTGCGTCTGCGGCGCAAGACCCGGCGTCATCTCCTGACCTTCAATCTCGGCCTGCAGCGGATGCACTACCGGCCTCTGGCGACCCACCCGTTGGAGCGCCGTCTGGCCGGTGCCCTGGACGCCATGGCGGCAGCTTCCGAGCGCGGCCTGGCGCTGCTCGAGCGGCTGGAGCAGGCACAGGAGCGTCTGGCCCTGGTGCTGCAGGGGCGACGCTCGACCTCGCATTTGCCTGATGTGATCGACCTAATCCTAAGCCGTCCCTTGGTCAGCGCGCCGATGCTGGTCAAGGAGCTGCGGATCAGCCGCCAGGCGGCAACCCAGCTGATCGA